The Peromyscus leucopus breed LL Stock chromosome 10, UCI_PerLeu_2.1, whole genome shotgun sequence genome segment TTGAAGGACAGGAAATTGTGAACTTCATACACGGCACATTTCTCCTGGATAGATGTAACATGTCCGAGGAGCGAATGTTCTTATTCCATTTCAGTCATAGTGTTCAGGAGACATTTATGGAGTGCTCAGTATGAATCAGCATCACGTCAAGGCAGAAATACAAAGGTGAATGCTGCAGTCATTGTTCCCCAAGGGGAACATGGTCCAAGGGAATGCTCCATGTTTTGGCCTGAGCTGAATACAGAAGCCAGAACGGGTTCTTTCTTGTCCATCACCATCAAGTTTTCAGGAATTTTGTCaacctcccccaactcccccaaccacttttttttcttttctttttcttttagttacttGGGCATGAAAGAGTACTCCAACCAGTGTGCTTTCTTTGGataattttctgtcttttgaaaattaaatccTCAAGTCATTTTGTTTAGTCTGTTGTGTATTCaggtgtttgtttattgtttggggGGCCTGCTTATGttcaggtgtttgtttgttttttgtttgtttttggttggggAAATGTGGTAATTAGAGTAACGCCTGGACCCTGAAAATTCTCCactgctgacctctgacctgtcTGCTGAAGCTGCGTAGAGGTTACTGTTATAAAAGGATAATTATGCACCCGGAGTCCCATGACACAAGTCACTCAACTTTCCATTCTCTTCGCAGTTCAGACGGAAGACAGTCCCCGTGTGGCTCAGGTGTCCATCACAAAGTGCAGCTCTGACATGAACAGCTACTGCTTTCATGGACAGTGCATCTACCTGGTGGACATGAAGGAGAACTTCTGCAGGTAAATGACAACAGTGAGAAGATGCCACAGTCGGAAGCCTACACTTTCCTTCCTTTATATGGAGTTACTATATGTCTATGGGCTGTTGAAATGTGCTTCATCTACACTATTAAAAACGTTATTACTTCTTTGAAAATTAGAAAGAAGATATAATATTTCAATCTGCACAGATAATTTGGGGTGCATAATAATGAGGAGAACTTCAGATGCCTCCCCTCTCACTACAATGGCAACTCTACCTTTATTGGATTTCTCTATAAGCCATTGTTTTAAGAATCAATTCTACTAATTAGAACAACCCCCCTTATATCTATACAATTAAACCATTCTAGATGATGACCAGTACCTTAGCAGCCACATCAGACTGTCCTTTTGCCTCTGTAGTTAAGTCCTAGAAGCTGTATGAAACAATTTTGTTAGCATTGACCCAACTCTGAGTTCAATTTTTGAATTCATTTTGATAACTTTAAACAAATCTTGCTGGTTTCTTTTTTTGCAGCAAAGACTTAGTTCCTATAACACTAACTCATAACATGACTTCATTGTAAAATAATTGATTgtctttgcaattttttttagATGTGAAGTGGGCTATACTGGTCTCCGGTGTGAACACTTCTTCCTAACCGTTCACCAACCCTTGAGCAAAGAATACGTTGCGCTGACAGTGATCCTCATTCTCTTGTTCCTTATCATAACCGCTGGGTCCATATACTATTTCTGCAGATGGTAAGCCACTTAGTTTTATTgcctattattttttaaattatccaatAACACATCTATAAACTGCTCGAAATCTAAACATAGCATGAGAGGAATAAGATAGAATCTTATTCCTGTGCTGTTCACAAAAATGCTTTGCTGCATTACACCTGGGCTTCATTAAATTACTAACCTTTACTCCCTGCTTATGTGCATGGAAAAGTCAAAACAAGAAATATCCATTTCCTTGTAAAATACAGAGTGAAAATTTCATTCTATAATAATTAGGATTCTGCCGCCCCCCCTACAGTGATATTACCACAAAACAATACCTGAGAAGAAACTAAAGATTGTCAAGGTTTTTTAATTTGACTGGACTTGTGAAATAGTATGCACAGTTAATAGTACCCTTAAAAATCTTTCCAGTTTGTTTTTCTTAGTTTGAAGTTGATACAAATTATTTACCAGATTTTTTCCTGAAAAACATTGTCTGGACTTTGCTCTAAATAGGCATCTGATGATAATGACTTCCTAATTAGAATTTGAACATAGTACCTGTACTGAACCTACACAACGCAACATAACAGGTATCACATAGCATCTGCCTTGTGTTGAGCTTTAGTTGTAATCTGGAGATGCTCTACGGTATCCTAGGAGACCCCTTCAGGTTCTAGGCATCTAATCAAGATGCGACAGAACTGAACACTGCTGAGGAAAACTGATAGAAAAAGATGTTGGAGAATTCCTCCTTCCGTTTCACAGCTTTGTGTTTGTATAAAGACCTTAGAAAAAACCCTTTCATGGTGTTAACTGTTTAACCTTGCCCACTTCTTACCAAATCTGATGGACTGCAGGACATTGCCCTCTTCTCTCTCGATTTTCCATCGCCTGACCTAAGCGTAGTCACTCTACCCATTTTGGAAAACAcccctttttggttttgttgtttgcttggcttttggggggtttttgtgtgtttgtttttgtttgtttgttttgttttgagacagggtttctctgtgtagctctgcttgccctagatctcactctgtagaccaggatgatcttgaactcagagacccacctcaggagcctctgcttccagagagcaggggattaaaggcatgcagctcCACTCCCTGGCTGGATGCTTTTTCTGAATGTGCTTGTGGAGTCCACGTATTTGTTTCagagtttgtttttttatctgtTAATTACAGCgctgtttcctttctggtttttttctAGGTACAAATATCGAAAAAGtaagaaagcaaagaaggaatATGAGAGAGTGACCTCTGGAGACTCAGTGTTGCCACAAGTCTGAACATCACCATCAAATTATGAACAGGGATGCCTAGCATACCTGGATAatgttaatatttcattttcttaatatttatgttGGGTCATGTGTCAGGTCAATGACTGTATATTTTTAATACACTtggaaagtgttttatttttgacagactatttgataatatattatatgtaaaatatttaatatctaaagaaaatggatatttttGTAAGACTTTCCTGAGTGAAATGCTTTACTGAAAAGCGTCAAAGCCCATTAAGCTGGTGCAGTGCTTAGAGTGAGCAATGCCCAGTCTGTTGCAAGTGACATTCCTGTAAGCCTAAATAATAGAGTCAAATCAATCGCGGGagtaatttattttctacttctcAGATCTGTGATAATTGACTTGACTATATCGTGGCTTGGCACAGTGGCTGGCACCACACACTTGAGCCATCTCATCCTGGAGAGGATGTCTTTTCACCATTTCTGCTATTTGGCACAGGCGTGCCTAGAGGGTACCAAAGAAAAGGCCCTGTACTCATCCACCTGAACTATCGGCATCCCATTTATGTCGAGTACGTCATTTATGTGTAGTCATTGTTGAATATCAATCAGAAAATCCACATTTGGAGAAAATTTGATCTCcattttagattatttattttatagggaATTTACAGAAGaattacagaattaaatcagaaTCCAAAATCAaattaatcataattttaaaatataacagaaTGCTAGCCAGATCTTACTTAAtatggaaatgtatttttttattttatattcaagaggttttgtttgtttgtttttgctttttgttttgttattgttgttattttttcttttttaacccagAATCTCACTCTTTAGTCCAGACTGGCTCCAAGCTcatggtaattctcctgccttagcctctagATTCTGGGATAATAGGCCCACATTACCATGCTCAGTTTCAAAAGAGTTTTTGCTAACAAATAGTTGAGTCAATATCTTATTCCacattttaaagttacatttaaaaaacatatatcTGAATAAAGGAAGTGaggaaaatacaggaaaaataaaccacaatgtatttttctaaaggagaaacTCATCtgaaaggttttaaaattttagacttaaCTACGCATTCCCATGGAAGCTAAGATGAAATCTAGactctttccctgtctcttgtTTGCCTTTGTGGAAAGGGTTGGTCTCCGTGCTCAGTCTGTAGGTCTTAGTGAGTCACTAGATTATTCTGTGGAGTTGCCTCAGGAGTCCCAGCTGGCACACCTTTGCCTTTCCTGGGAGTATGCCTCGCCGAATGCTCAGTCTTAGGTGGAATCTCTCTGGAGCACATACCGGGTCAGGGAGGGTCTATTCTTCCTCCACCTTTTTCCTGGCATGTTGCTAGGGCAACAAAGACATCATGAGTTGCCTCTGACCTCTAGAGTGCCAGGGAAGAAAACATTGCTGCCCTATGGAGCCATTGATAGAAAACCCTGGAAGAATTACACAGCTCTCATCACAAGTCCTGGCCttaagaggagggaaaagaagagataAAATAAGCAATGCGCATGCACATTCCTGTACACAACAAGCTTGTGCATACACAAGCTTCATACTTTGCAGAATTCCAGCTATTTGTTTCTGTATTAACCAACatacttacttttaaaaagacGAGGGGATATGAGAGCCAGTGAGATTTAAAAGtgtatttctttgtcattttatttagCTAAAGTCTAGTGTCCTGTgtaagaacacattttaaatctCATTGATACCAACTGGATGTAGAGAATGCTGGCCTATATTAAGTGACCATGGCTTCTCCAGATAACGGTTTTAAGCTTATCAAGAACTGAGCTACAATACGGCCAGTTAATTTACAGGAGCCAAATGAGTCTTTTAGATATGCGTATATTGTTCCACTTTGAACATTTCCAGTCATACCACATAACTTGATGCAAGAAGTTTGGGGTagctttacatatttttaaatacttttgaaAGGATCTCAGGAAAGagttatatctatatatattgttttgttttgatctcaAAGCTGGGAATAAAGCTCAGAGTGTTACACATGTTGGGAAAACACTACCATTGGGCTATGCCTTAGTCCCataaaaacatattaataatGAAAGAGTATGATTGGAGATTGCAGGTTGTGGATGAACAtaagttttaaaaactcattGTTTTGGTGAAGATTATGCTAAGTAGGCATGAAAGGATTACAATCAATTCATGTGTCATACATATTTCTCCTTGTattgtacacagacacacacatacacacacacatacacacaatgacaTCAACAAGGCTATATATATCCTGTATTGAGAACCAAAGCAATTCCAGATGCAAAATTGAATAACTTACAGTCTCCCACAAGGTTACCTAATAACCCGGTAGATGTACTCTGTAAGCAAAGACATGCTCTGTACTCAACACTGAAGTTTATCCTTAAAATTGAGACTTCTCCTACATAAAGCCTTCACACTGCAACTCTATTGCTTTCTTACATATTTTCACTCTCCCCTCTCTGTGAAGAGTCAAACCATGGGAAAAAGCCAAATAGTTTAGTTTTGAGTCCTTAACAAGATAGCTAAATAAATTTAACTGCTGAAAGGTATCAAGTATTTACCCAGCAAATATGTGACAAGACTGAGTGtctaatttttgtttcatttagtcAGTAAATAGTAAAGTTGcctttaaatctttttatttgacCAAATTTGTCATTTTTGCTTCAAATTCCATtttgtgaaatttttaaaaaagttttatttgctgcccaatattttctaattttcctaatgttgtggggggaaggggagcatTTCTGGggtaaattttaatgttttaactgAAACCTATGTATATCTAAGAGGTCTCTGCTACTCCAACCTGATAGTGTTGAATGTAGTacagtgtatttttcttttttccttcttgcaCTCTGTAATTGCACTTTGTAAGTTTAAAGAGCCACTCTGGTATAAAGTTTTTATAAAAGATTCTAATGGAACATAAAGTTGCATTGTGCCCACCTTAAAAGCTGTTTGACTATGAATGTTATCAGAGTACTGAATTGTATCAATTTGTTTGCAGGTAATATCAGCTTTGATAGTCATGTACCTTAGGATAGTGAAGGAGACTATAATTTACAAGGTAttgtcagtttttatttatttttgttaggaaTTGGTAAAGAtcactataaaaaataaaagtacaaatgaacaaacaacctgaagtctctcttccttcttcccttccctattTGTGTCCTTGTATATTCGGGGGCTTGAAAGCAGTGGGGTAGTTATAAAGTGTGGCAATAGAAAGACACAATACTCTATGTGGGGAACATCCTGTATATGTACCTCACTTTAGGGGCTCATATATTGAGGTTTTGAAATAAAAGGAGTCGTAATAATTATGAAATTCTAGGTGTTGCCATATTTTCAAAGACTATGCTATGGGGTATTTTAATATGTACTATGAGAAATGGCTTTGAAAGAGCTTTATCAGCCAGAATTGTGTCTCCCTGTTTCTTGGCATGTGCCCCAAGGCTTTGTTGGTTTTTCAGAGTAGAAAACAGTAGCTAGGCCAAATCACCTTTCTTGTATGTTCATCCAGTAACCTGCAGgacactttttgtttgtgtttttgtagtGCTAGGAGTCAAACCTTGTGTGTACTAAATGTATACTTTACCACTAAGCCAGATCACCCTATAGTGGTCTTTGTCTCCCTGAGACTCTGCTAGCCAGGGGACAGGGAGGCCATGGCCTGTTACAGCTGCATAGTAACTGGAGGTACCAAGTGGAGTTGCCCTAAGAAATTAGGTCTTATGTATGACCTTGAAGCTACTGCAGTTCGAACCATGTCAGAGGCAACAGGGCTCTAGGGGGAGTTCATCTCATTCTAGTTCAGAGTTttcttggaagaaataaaaattcttataGAGTTCTTGGGACCCCACAGAGCCAGCAGACTGACTCAAAGTCCGGGACTCTACAGGGCAAAAGGAAAAACTAGAGCCACTTACCTCTTGTCTCCCAGGACATTACCTTCACTTTGTCTCTAGCTGTGTGGTGTTCAGTATCTCCTCATCCTTCACGGTGGACATGAAAGCCCCCGAGGGGCCCCAGGTCTTGGGAAATTTCTCTGTATATAACCACCTTATACTTCACTCCCTGGgatcctgtgtctttttttatgAAGTGACTTTTTCAGCCTAGGTACCTCTACTAAGTTCCAGTTGATTATATTCTACTATCTACCCACATTCCACCTTCCACTGTCTTAAGGCAGGTGAGGGGAATGTGTTTAATAGTTGACATTTcccagaagaataaataaaaatagatttttcttgtttcctcaactttgagacaggagctctctgTGTACCCTGGGCTAGCTTTGGATAAAAAGATGTTCCTTTTATGGGAGCTAGCACAATGACATAGTGAGTAATAGCTCTTGCCAGCAAAcctaaggacccgagttcaataccATCAATACCATTCTggaagttatcttctgaccttcacatgcatgctgtaggatatatatatatatatatatatatatatatatatatatatatatgtgtgtgtgtgtgtgtgtgtgtgtgtagggatgtatcatccctacacacacacacacacacacacacacacacacctatacctacacacacacccctgcaatACTcctacacacacctgtacacattcctgcacatacctatacacacatacctacacactcACACCTACACactcacacctacacacacatccctatacacacacacaatgtaacaaaaatattctttctatAAAGTTTATACCTCAAAAAAATCCAGCTCCAGCCTTCTTGTATGACAGGCTAGAAACTTACCATTGACCGTAGAAAGTACTGAATGGCTCTTTACAGTTATGACAGAAATAGTCATGTTGAAGAGATTATGCAGAGGGGAAATTTTTCCAAGAAAACAGTTAAAATATCACAATTTTCAAAAGATAATGATATATGTCCTGAATTCATATAAGTTCAAAAACTGAATTCAAAAGTTCAACGTATTTCTCTCCAGTGCTCACAAATCATTATAAAGCATAAATCTCATTTATTGGGGGCAACATGAATTCATTTAGAAGTACAAAGCATCCATCTCTACCTGATGACCAGCTCGTGTTTATTATCCATCATACGAAGTCAAATGCACAGGCTCCAGTACCCCACTCATTCCATTTGAGTTTTGGGGACTGCATATGAGCCTGCAGTGAAATGTGCCCACTGAGGAAATGAGGCCGGTGCAGTCTAATTGCATGAGGTCTATAAATGGATCTAAGATGAAGGTCATGATACTGATGtacagaacttcagataagccctcCGCTGTGCCCATGGAGGACGAGGGAAACACACATGAAGTTTAATCAGTCTCAGCAAGAAGCCATAGTTTTCAATAATCCTTTGTGTTTGGTCTCTTTTTCTAGGGATGGCAGGTttgaaaccaaagaaataaaagtcatAATCTTAACATTGCTAGCAGAagccattcatttttaaaatatgataaaaaatccaaaattttaaaaaaataaataaacagaagaggTTATGAAGATAGAGGGATGTGTTGAGGGAGGTCTATGAGGAGTGGAGGTGGAAACAATGGAGCAGACATGATCAAAGcacttatacacatatattaaagacttgaagaacaaacaaaaagcattgaAATCAAATGCTATGTGAATCAGTCAACCGATACTAATTGCAAACCTCTTTTATCTATTAATTTTAATAGACTTGGAAGTAAttacaaacatataaaatacactTGGAAAAGGGCTTCAGAGTTACAGGGATACTAAAGTCAGTGCAAAGCTCTGCAACTTCAGCATCTCGATTTGTAAGATGACTTTTCTGAAGCAGCCTGACCTAACCAAGAAGGCATCTGTAGGAAGGCGTCTATTGTGAATAGATAGAATCTGCAGGAAATTCAATAGACTTGAAGAAGTAGCCAAAGAAAAGGGCAGTTCTCCTGACATAAAGTAGAGTATAAACTCCAACCATTTTATACTTTCAGTACTAGGAGTCTGGGAAGACAGAACATCATCGCCCACTTGGAATATAGTTTCATCCTTTGGCCAAGGAAGGGCATTTTTACTTGCAAAAAGAACAACTTTTTATCTACTACAAAACAAGGGAAAAGTACAGTGCTATTTCTagaaaagaatggataaatactAAGAAAGTAAATGACAAGCATCTAGTACACATTTACACATGTGCGTAAGGTTTGCAGAACTCTGGattagggggctggggagagtgTACCGTTAGCAAAGTGCTTCCCAAGCAGACTTGAGGGCCTgtgttcagaccccagcaccatCCCACAGTCCTGgtgctgggaaggtagagacagtGGGATCTTGAGGACCTGcattcagaccccagcaccatCCCACAGTcccggtgctggggaggcagagatagtggaatcctgaggacctgggttcagacccCCAGCACCATCCcacagtcccagtgctggggaggtagataGAGTGGGATCCCTCAAGCTCTCTGCCCAGCTTGTCTTGATGAATTGGTGGTCTCCTGGTGCATTGTGAGATCCtgctcaaaaataaggtggactgCAGTAGAGGCAGCTGCAAAACTTAGACAGGGACTGTCTGAGGGAACAAAGAAGAGGGGGGATTTTTATAGAAGG includes the following:
- the Ereg gene encoding proepiregulin, with protein sequence METLPAAQVLALLCLGFHLLQGVISTTVIPSCIPGESEDNCTALVQTEDSPRVAQVSITKCSSDMNSYCFHGQCIYLVDMKENFCRCEVGYTGLRCEHFFLTVHQPLSKEYVALTVILILLFLIITAGSIYYFCRWYKYRKSKKAKKEYERVTSGDSVLPQV